The Anabas testudineus chromosome 14, fAnaTes1.2, whole genome shotgun sequence genome includes a region encoding these proteins:
- the zar1l gene encoding ZAR1-like protein, with protein MEGFLSTFPPYNVYGNPVCAPPAQGGGWGKREGRFMTPQGLNYLELCKAILSQVNPSLPPPLRKAHTKECGVQVNAKVDKTVQCSLGPKTLFGLEGDPPESKSPRSPDLLKPDAKALYNSPPVSNLRFLRPVSIYSPVFDRRLFLKKLNDAADIKGEAEDTEKAESDKDAETDSSGDETVKDFKTTFHQASRGSNFQFLEQRYGFFHCKKCNIRWESAYVWCISGTSKVYYKQLCRKCQVGFNPYRVEPILCKGCSQTCCSCEKKQRHINMKRPHRQDLCCRCKGMRLSCDATYSFKYIV; from the exons ATGGAGGGGTTCCTGTCCACGTTTCCACCATACAACGTCTACGGTAATCCGGTCTGCGCTCCCCCGGCTCAGGGCGGCGGCTGGGGAAAGCGAGAGGGCCGCTTCATGACGCCCCAGGGCCTCAACTACCTGGAGCTCTGCAAGGCCATCCTGTCCCAAGTCAACCCCAGTTTACCTCCTCCACTCAGGAAAGCACACACCAAGGAGTGCGGCGTGCAAGTGAACGCCAAAGTGGATAAAACCGTTCAGTGCTCGCTCGGGCCCAAAACGCTGTTCGGCCTGGAAGGCGACCCTCCAGAGTCCAAGTCCCCCAGGAGCCCGGATCTGTTGAAGCCGGACGCCAAGGCGCTGTACAACTCGCCGCCAGTGAGCAACCTGCGCTTCCTGAGGCCCGTCTCCATCTACTCACCGGTGTTTGACCGCAGGCTCTTCCTGAAGAAACTCAACGACGCCGCTGACATTAAAGGAGAAGCCGAAGACACCGAAAAAGCGGAATCTGACAAGGATGCTGAGACGGATTCTAGCGGGGACGAGACTGTGAAGGACTTCAAGACGACTTTCCACCAGGCTTCAAGGGGCTCCAACTTTCAG TTTCTGGAGCAGAGGTATGGCTTTTTCCACTGCAAAAAGTGCAACATCCGGTGGGAGAGTGCTTATGTATGGTGCATCTCTGGAACTAGTAAG GTGTACTACAAGCAGCTCTGCCGGAAGTGTCAGGTGGGGTTCAACCCCTACAGAGTGGAACCAATTCTCTGCAAG GGTTGCTCTCAGACTTGCTGCAGCTGCGAGAAGAAGCAGAGGCACATTAACATGAAGAGGCCTCATCGTCAGGACCTGTGCTGCCGCTGCAAGGGTATGAGGCTGTCCTGCGATGCCACCTACAGCTTCAAATACATCGTCTGA